A DNA window from Candidatus Methylacidiphilales bacterium contains the following coding sequences:
- a CDS encoding formyltransferase: MSPKRPRIVVFAYSEVGYACLDLLISRGANIAAVFTHRDDPHEQRWFRSVPELAESHGLTVFYDQKTGTQEWLEKFRNEIEPELILSFYYRKMISTQVLKLAWLGAFNMHGSYLPKYRGKAPVNWAVLNGESFTGTTLHHMVQEPDAGDIVDQEKVPIGPEDSALHVMTRVVEASRLVLDRQLKALLSGTAPRMVQDHSQATYYGGRGPEDGRIDWAWPSSRIFNLVRAVTRPYPGAFADFPDGRRLKVWWAKPLDLSSAPGTITSTVPLVIAAGEGALEITDYEWTSTPARG; encoded by the coding sequence ACAGCGAGGTCGGTTATGCCTGCCTGGATCTTTTGATCAGCCGCGGCGCAAACATCGCCGCTGTTTTCACCCACCGGGACGACCCGCACGAGCAACGCTGGTTTCGTTCCGTCCCGGAGCTGGCCGAGTCTCACGGCCTGACAGTTTTTTATGACCAAAAAACCGGCACGCAGGAATGGCTCGAAAAATTCCGCAACGAAATCGAGCCGGAGCTGATCCTCTCCTTTTATTACCGGAAAATGATTTCCACGCAGGTTTTGAAACTGGCCTGGCTTGGCGCGTTCAACATGCACGGCTCCTATCTGCCGAAATATCGCGGCAAAGCCCCGGTGAACTGGGCCGTGCTGAATGGGGAAAGTTTTACGGGAACGACGCTGCACCACATGGTCCAGGAACCGGATGCGGGCGACATTGTGGACCAGGAAAAAGTCCCCATCGGCCCGGAAGACTCGGCCTTGCATGTCATGACGCGGGTGGTTGAGGCTTCGCGTCTTGTTCTGGACCGGCAATTGAAGGCCCTGTTGTCCGGCACAGCGCCACGCATGGTCCAGGATCATTCGCAGGCCACATATTATGGGGGGCGTGGCCCCGAGGACGGACGGATCGACTGGGCCTGGCCTTCTTCCAGGATTTTCAACCTGGTGCGGGCCGTGACCCGGCCGTATCCCGGCGCTTTCGCGGATTTTCCCGATGGCCGCCGCCTGAAAGTCTGGTGGGCGAAGCCGCTGGACCTCTCTTCCGCTCCGGGCACGATCACGAGCACGGTACCGCTGGTGATTGCCGCCGGGGAAGGGGCTCTTGAGATTACCGATTACGAATGGACTTCCACGCCGGCACGCGGGTAG
- a CDS encoding bifunctional UDP-4-keto-pentose/UDP-xylose synthase, with protein MKVLILGVNGFIGSSLVWKILTEKEDWEVYGMDISNNKLGHVLKHERFHFFEGDITISKEWIEYHINKCDVVIPLVAIATPSLYVKDPIRVFELDFEANVEVIRKVVKWKKRLVFPSTSEVYGLVEDKEFDEYTTNFVLGPIPKQRWIYACIKQLLDRVIWAYGEKEGLDFSLFRPFNFVGPKLDDINDPKEGSSRVVTQFLHNIIKGKPIKLVDGGTQRRCFTFIEDGVECIMRIIENKDGSASRKIFNIGNPDMNYSIKELAEMIVELVAGYPGYEDIAKGIQMESVSSADYYGKAYQDVTWRVPKIEEARKQLGWEPKTDLRTALKYTLDYHLANVDYELNRMRSL; from the coding sequence ATGAAAGTTTTAATTCTGGGAGTCAACGGGTTTATCGGCAGCAGCCTGGTCTGGAAAATCCTGACCGAAAAGGAAGATTGGGAAGTCTATGGCATGGACATTTCCAACAATAAACTCGGCCATGTCCTGAAGCATGAACGGTTCCATTTTTTCGAAGGCGACATCACAATCAGCAAGGAGTGGATCGAATATCACATCAACAAATGTGATGTGGTCATCCCGCTGGTCGCCATCGCGACCCCGTCGCTTTATGTGAAGGACCCGATCCGCGTTTTCGAACTGGATTTCGAGGCCAACGTCGAGGTCATCCGCAAGGTTGTGAAGTGGAAAAAGCGCCTGGTCTTCCCCTCGACCTCCGAAGTCTATGGATTGGTGGAGGACAAGGAGTTTGACGAATACACCACAAACTTTGTACTCGGCCCGATTCCCAAGCAGCGCTGGATTTACGCCTGCATCAAACAGTTGCTCGACCGGGTCATCTGGGCCTATGGCGAAAAGGAAGGGCTCGATTTCTCGCTGTTCCGCCCGTTCAACTTTGTCGGGCCCAAGCTGGACGACATCAATGACCCGAAGGAAGGCAGTTCCCGCGTGGTGACCCAGTTTCTGCACAACATCATCAAGGGAAAACCGATCAAGCTGGTCGATGGCGGGACGCAGCGCCGCTGTTTCACGTTCATCGAGGACGGGGTGGAATGCATCATGCGCATCATTGAAAACAAGGATGGCAGCGCCTCGCGCAAGATTTTCAACATCGGCAACCCGGACATGAACTACTCCATCAAGGAACTGGCAGAAATGATTGTCGAACTGGTCGCCGGCTATCCGGGTTATGAGGACATCGCGAAGGGCATCCAGATGGAATCGGTCAGCAGCGCGGACTATTACGGAAAAGCCTACCAGGATGTGACCTGGCGCGTGCCGAAGATCGAGGAAGCCCGCAAACAGCTCGGCTGGGAACCCAAGACGGATTTGCGCACCGCGCTCAAGTACACGCTGGATTACCACCTCGCCAACGTCGATTATGAGTTGAACCGCATGAGATCTCTGTGA
- a CDS encoding PIN domain-containing protein has translation MGGEAAWCDITLVELWHGVRGAREKRELAEMENEIEHIGVDAATWRLAFRLALHCRGKGLTVPISDIVIAACAVAYGLELEHCDKHFNELLPLAQSL, from the coding sequence CTGGGTGGTGAGGCTGCCTGGTGCGACATCACTCTTGTGGAATTATGGCATGGCGTACGGGGCGCCAGGGAGAAGCGTGAACTGGCCGAAATGGAAAATGAAATTGAACACATAGGGGTGGATGCAGCGACTTGGCGGCTGGCCTTCAGGCTTGCACTCCATTGCCGGGGAAAGGGCCTCACTGTCCCAATCAGCGACATTGTCATCGCTGCCTGTGCTGTGGCATATGGGTTGGAGCTGGAACATTGCGACAAACACTTCAATGAACTCCTGCCGCTGGCTCAATCACTTTGA